A stretch of Pseudomonas sp. CCC3.1 DNA encodes these proteins:
- the sfsA gene encoding DNA/RNA nuclease SfsA, producing the protein MQFSPALEEGRLLKRYKRFLADIETATGELLTIHCPNTGSMLNCMVEGGQVWFSRSNDPKRKLPGTWEISETPQGRLACVNTGRANRLIEEALLAGVITELNGFSALKREVAYGQENSRIDFRLEYPDGFAFVEVKSVTLGFDDTRVAAFPDAVTLRGAKHLRELASLAREGVRAVQLYCVNLTGIDAVRPAQEIDPGYAAALREAVAAGVQVLAYGVSLTADAVVVDRRLDVIL; encoded by the coding sequence ATGCAGTTCTCACCCGCGTTAGAAGAGGGCCGTCTGCTCAAGCGCTACAAGCGTTTTTTGGCGGACATTGAAACAGCCACGGGCGAGTTGCTGACCATCCACTGTCCGAATACGGGCTCGATGCTCAATTGCATGGTGGAGGGCGGGCAGGTCTGGTTCAGTCGCTCCAATGACCCCAAGCGCAAGTTGCCGGGCACGTGGGAAATCAGCGAAACCCCGCAAGGGCGGCTGGCGTGCGTGAACACCGGACGCGCCAACCGTTTGATCGAGGAAGCGCTGTTGGCAGGCGTCATCACGGAGTTGAACGGCTTTTCTGCGCTCAAGCGTGAAGTGGCCTACGGACAGGAAAACAGCCGGATTGATTTTCGCCTGGAGTACCCGGACGGTTTTGCCTTTGTCGAGGTTAAAAGCGTCACGCTGGGGTTTGACGACACGCGGGTCGCAGCTTTTCCGGATGCGGTCACTCTGCGTGGTGCCAAGCACTTGCGTGAGCTGGCCAGTCTGGCCCGCGAAGGTGTGCGGGCCGTGCAGTTGTACTGCGTCAATCTCACGGGCATCGACGCCGTGCGCCCGGCACAAGAAATCGATCCCGGTTACGCCGCAGCCTTGCGCGAGGCAGTCGCTGCCGGGGTTCAGGTGCTGGCGTATGGTGTAAGTCTTACTGCTGATGCAGTGGTGGTTGATCGCCGGTTAGACGTCATCCTCTGA
- a CDS encoding pyridoxal phosphate-dependent aminotransferase has product MAQSYSARSRAIEPFHVMALLARANELQAAGHDVIHLEIGEPDFTTAEPIIAAGQAALAAGKTRYTAARGLPELREAISGFYQQRYGLNIDPSRILITPGGSGALLLASSLLVDPGKHWLLADPGYPCNRHFLRLVEGAAQLVPVGPDVRYQLTADLVERYWDQDSVGALLASPANPTGTILSRDELASLSAAIKARKGHLVVDEIYHGLTYGCEAASVLEVDDSAFVLNSFSKYFGMTGWRLGWLVAPPEAVADLEKLAQNLYISAPSMAQYAALACFEPQTLAILEERRAEFGRRRDFLLPALRELGFGIAVEPEGAFYLYADISAFSDDAFAFCRHFLETEHVAFTPGLDFGRFQAGHHVRFAYTQSLPRLQEAVERIARGLRSWKN; this is encoded by the coding sequence ATGGCTCAGTCTTACAGTGCGCGCAGTCGCGCGATCGAACCGTTCCACGTGATGGCGTTGTTGGCGCGCGCCAACGAACTGCAAGCGGCGGGGCACGATGTGATTCACCTGGAGATCGGTGAGCCGGACTTCACCACGGCTGAGCCGATTATTGCGGCTGGCCAGGCGGCGTTGGCTGCTGGCAAGACGCGTTACACCGCCGCGCGTGGCCTGCCCGAGTTGCGAGAAGCTATTTCTGGGTTTTATCAGCAACGTTACGGCCTGAATATTGACCCTTCACGCATTCTGATCACCCCCGGAGGCTCTGGTGCTTTGCTCTTAGCCAGTAGCCTACTGGTCGATCCCGGCAAACACTGGTTACTTGCAGATCCGGGCTATCCCTGTAACCGACACTTCCTGCGCTTGGTCGAAGGTGCCGCGCAACTGGTGCCGGTCGGTCCTGACGTTCGGTACCAACTGACCGCCGATTTGGTGGAACGATACTGGGATCAAGACAGCGTAGGGGCGTTGCTGGCTTCGCCTGCCAATCCGACGGGCACGATTTTAAGCCGCGATGAGCTGGCCTCGTTGTCGGCGGCCATCAAGGCGCGCAAGGGGCATTTGGTGGTGGACGAGATCTATCACGGCCTGACGTATGGCTGCGAGGCGGCCAGCGTGCTGGAGGTTGATGACAGTGCGTTTGTGCTCAACAGTTTCTCCAAATATTTCGGTATGACTGGCTGGCGCCTGGGCTGGCTGGTGGCACCGCCTGAGGCAGTGGCCGATCTGGAAAAGCTCGCGCAGAACCTCTACATCAGCGCCCCGAGCATGGCGCAGTACGCCGCGCTGGCCTGTTTTGAGCCGCAAACACTGGCCATTCTGGAAGAGCGCCGTGCCGAGTTTGGGCGTCGTCGCGATTTTCTGTTGCCAGCCTTGCGTGAGCTTGGGTTCGGGATTGCGGTTGAGCCCGAAGGTGCGTTTTATCTGTACGCCGATATCAGCGCGTTTAGTGATGATGCATTCGCATTTTGCCGGCACTTCCTTGAAACGGAGCACGTAGCGTTCACGCCGGGGCTGGATTTTGGTCGTTTTCAGGCCGGGCACCATGTGCGCTTTGCCTACACTCAAAGCCTGCCGCGCTTGCAGGAAGCCGTTGAGCGGATCGCTCGTGGCCTGCGGAGCTGGAAAAACTGA